Proteins from one Deinococcus sp. AB2017081 genomic window:
- a CDS encoding inorganic phosphate transporter, whose product MEPILLGFVLIVFLALAFDFINGFHDTANAIATSVATRVLTPAQAIAMAAVLNVVGALAGTAVAKTIATDIVPQDYATLELTGAALLSAIAWNLFTWWRGLPSSSSHALIFSLVGAGVAVGGWGIIVPKGVRKTLTGLVTSPALGFIVPIVFMTLLTWLVLRFLRPRTVTRSFRWLQIASAAFMAFSHGGNDAQKAMGIMTFALSAYLGTQVAEVPLWIILSAATAMGLGTAVGGWRIIKTMGFKVVDLKPVDGFVAEASAAGVITVATHLGIPVSTTHTISSAIMGVGTTKGFRKVKWQVAGRIVQAWVFTIPVCIALGWVFHKLILLVG is encoded by the coding sequence GTGGAACCCATCCTTCTCGGCTTCGTGCTGATCGTGTTCCTGGCCCTGGCCTTCGACTTCATCAACGGCTTCCACGACACGGCCAACGCCATCGCCACCTCGGTCGCCACGCGGGTGCTGACGCCGGCGCAGGCCATCGCCATGGCCGCCGTCCTGAACGTGGTCGGAGCGCTGGCGGGCACGGCGGTCGCCAAGACCATCGCCACCGACATCGTGCCGCAGGACTACGCCACCCTGGAATTGACCGGCGCGGCGCTGCTGTCGGCCATCGCGTGGAACCTCTTCACGTGGTGGAGGGGGCTGCCCAGTTCCTCCAGCCACGCGCTGATCTTCAGCCTGGTGGGGGCCGGTGTCGCGGTCGGCGGCTGGGGGATCATCGTGCCCAAGGGCGTGCGCAAGACCCTGACCGGCCTGGTCACCAGCCCGGCGCTGGGCTTCATCGTGCCCATCGTGTTCATGACGCTGCTGACGTGGCTGGTGCTGCGCTTCCTGCGGCCGCGCACCGTCACGCGCAGCTTCCGCTGGCTGCAGATCGCCTCGGCGGCGTTCATGGCCTTCAGCCACGGCGGCAACGACGCCCAGAAGGCCATGGGGATCATGACCTTCGCCCTGAGCGCGTACCTGGGCACGCAGGTCGCCGAGGTGCCGCTGTGGATCATCCTCTCTGCGGCCACCGCCATGGGCCTGGGCACCGCCGTGGGCGGGTGGCGCATCATCAAGACCATGGGCTTCAAGGTCGTGGATCTCAAACCCGTGGACGGCTTCGTGGCCGAGGCGAGCGCCGCCGGCGTGATCACGGTGGCCACCCACCTGGGGATTCCCGTGAGCACGACCCACACCATCTCCAGCGCCATCATGGGCGTGGGCACCACCAAGGGCTTCCGCAAGGTCAAGTGGCAGGTGGCGGGGCGCATCGTGCAGGCGTGGGTGTTCACCATTCCCGTGTGCATCGCGCTGGGGTGGGTGTTCCACAAGTTGATTCTGCTGGTGGGGTAG
- a CDS encoding cobalamin-binding protein — translation MSLYTSPARIVSLLPSATDLLFDLGLGDRVVGISHSCDHPGVAGRSVLTRSIVDSRAPQAEIDRAVSEAMRSGLALYTVDGPLLDALNPDLVVTQGVCEVCAVTPGTIEQAVRYLPGCLPADSVLSLEGTSVAGILADLRALATAAGVPDRGEALAARAQAEWDAVQPVTHAPRVLTLEWADPPFTGGHWVPEQVERAGGVNVLGAPGVDSARTTWEAVAAADPDVVVVMCCGYGLDDNVAFARDVLERRDLRAVRDREVWAVDANALFSRPALGVIRGAAVLAALLRGEPTAGQSVRLQ, via the coding sequence ATGAGTCTGTACACGTCTCCAGCCCGCATCGTGAGCCTGCTCCCCAGCGCCACCGACCTGCTGTTCGACCTGGGGCTGGGCGACCGTGTGGTGGGGATCAGCCACTCCTGCGACCATCCGGGGGTGGCGGGGCGGAGCGTGCTCACGCGCTCGATCGTCGACAGCCGCGCCCCCCAGGCCGAGATCGACCGCGCCGTGAGCGAGGCCATGCGCTCGGGCCTCGCGCTGTACACCGTCGACGGCCCGCTGCTCGACGCCCTGAACCCCGATCTGGTCGTCACGCAGGGCGTGTGCGAGGTCTGCGCGGTCACGCCGGGCACCATCGAACAGGCCGTGCGGTATCTGCCCGGCTGCCTGCCCGCGGACTCCGTGCTGAGCCTGGAGGGGACATCCGTGGCGGGCATCCTGGCCGACCTGCGCGCCCTGGCGACGGCCGCTGGCGTCCCGGACAGGGGAGAGGCCCTGGCGGCACGTGCCCAGGCCGAGTGGGACGCCGTGCAGCCCGTGACCCACGCGCCGCGCGTGCTGACCCTGGAGTGGGCCGATCCGCCGTTCACCGGCGGTCACTGGGTGCCCGAGCAGGTCGAGCGGGCCGGCGGCGTGAACGTCCTGGGCGCCCCCGGCGTGGACAGCGCCCGGACGACGTGGGAGGCGGTCGCCGCGGCCGACCCGGACGTGGTCGTGGTCATGTGCTGCGGGTACGGGCTGGACGACAACGTGGCCTTCGCCCGCGACGTGCTGGAGCGCCGCGACCTGCGCGCCGTCCGGGATCGTGAGGTCTGGGCCGTGGATGCGAACGCCCTGTTCAGCCGCCCCGCGCTGGGCGTGATCCGGGGCGCGGCGGTGCTGGCCGCCCTGCTGCGCGGCGAGCCGACCGCTGGCCAGAGCGTGCGCCTCCAATAG
- a CDS encoding type III pantothenate kinase, producing MPAFPLLAVDIGNTSTVLGLADETLNLTHTWRIRTNRDVLPDDLALQLHGLFGLAGAQVPRSAILSSVAPPVGENYQLALRRHFMVEAFSVAAINLPDVSVELDQPDAVGADRLCNLFGAEKYMDGHDYVVVVDFGTSTNFDVIGRGRRFLGGVLATGAQVSADALFARAAKLPRITLAAPQSAIGKNTVHALQSGLVYGYAEMVDGLLRRIRAELPTPAVAVATGGFARTIEGICREIDHYDETLTLRGLVELWASR from the coding sequence GTGCCCGCCTTTCCCCTCCTGGCCGTGGATATCGGCAACACCAGCACCGTGCTGGGTCTCGCGGACGAGACACTGAACCTGACCCACACGTGGCGCATCCGCACCAACCGCGACGTGCTGCCGGACGACCTGGCGCTCCAGCTGCACGGTCTGTTCGGGCTGGCCGGAGCGCAGGTGCCCAGGAGCGCGATCCTGAGCAGCGTCGCCCCGCCTGTGGGCGAGAACTACCAGCTGGCGCTGCGGCGGCATTTCATGGTCGAGGCCTTCAGCGTGGCGGCGATCAATCTGCCGGACGTGTCGGTGGAACTCGACCAGCCCGATGCCGTGGGCGCTGACCGGCTGTGCAACCTGTTCGGCGCCGAGAAGTACATGGACGGGCATGACTACGTGGTCGTCGTGGATTTCGGCACCAGCACGAACTTCGATGTGATCGGCCGCGGCCGGCGCTTCCTGGGCGGTGTGCTCGCCACCGGGGCACAGGTCAGCGCCGACGCGCTGTTCGCCCGCGCCGCGAAACTGCCGCGAATCACGCTGGCCGCGCCGCAGTCCGCCATCGGGAAGAACACCGTGCATGCCCTGCAGTCGGGGCTGGTGTACGGCTACGCCGAGATGGTGGACGGCCTGCTGCGCCGCATCCGCGCCGAGCTGCCCACTCCCGCCGTGGCCGTCGCCACCGGGGGCTTCGCGCGCACCATCGAGGGCATCTGCCGCGAGATCGACCACTACGACGAGACGCTGACCCTGCGCGGCCTCGTGGAACTGTGGGCGAGCCGGTGA
- a CDS encoding sensor histidine kinase — MTTRRRASAPAARLPVSAVQSALDAVEDIIAIVDGQGVIVMVNDPWLRFMTANGGTEATCATGSNYLDVCDSTQGPCADEGPLVAEGMRAVLGGHADRFEAEYPCHSATEERWFRITITPFADGAARYATVLHRDITERKHAEIRESDMDTEVAHEVRVRTQALRTERDELDSFVGAVSHDLRTPVRHIRSYMQLLLGRAEARLTPDDRRLIEVVDGAAGRLDGMINELLGLARVSQTALQFQDVNLAQVVLRAWANLNPETQGREIEWVAHDLPVVHGDPDLLRLAFENLLGNAIKYTSGRERAKIEVGSSSSGGEWIVFVQDDGVGFDPAYTHRLFGAFQRLHSDRDFQGVGMGLANVKRIVERHGGRVWATGHPGDGATFYVAFPKP, encoded by the coding sequence GTGACCACGCGCAGGCGGGCCTCGGCCCCGGCTGCACGGCTTCCGGTCAGCGCCGTGCAGAGCGCCCTGGACGCCGTGGAGGACATCATCGCCATTGTGGACGGCCAGGGCGTGATCGTGATGGTCAATGACCCGTGGCTGCGGTTCATGACCGCGAATGGCGGCACCGAGGCCACCTGCGCCACCGGCAGCAACTATCTGGACGTGTGCGACAGCACCCAGGGGCCGTGCGCCGACGAGGGGCCGCTGGTGGCCGAGGGCATGCGGGCAGTGCTGGGCGGCCATGCCGACCGCTTCGAGGCCGAGTATCCATGCCACAGCGCCACCGAGGAACGCTGGTTCCGGATCACCATCACGCCCTTCGCGGACGGGGCAGCGCGGTACGCCACGGTGCTCCACCGCGACATCACCGAGCGCAAGCACGCCGAGATCCGGGAGTCCGACATGGACACGGAGGTGGCCCACGAGGTGCGCGTGCGTACCCAGGCCCTGCGCACCGAGCGCGATGAACTGGACTCCTTCGTGGGGGCCGTGTCGCACGATCTGCGCACGCCGGTGCGGCATATCCGCAGCTACATGCAGCTGCTGCTCGGCCGGGCCGAGGCCCGCCTGACCCCCGACGACCGGCGGCTGATCGAGGTGGTCGACGGCGCGGCCGGTCGTCTGGACGGCATGATCAACGAGCTGCTGGGCCTGGCCCGCGTGTCGCAGACTGCCCTGCAGTTTCAGGACGTGAATCTGGCCCAGGTCGTGCTGCGCGCGTGGGCGAACCTGAATCCCGAGACCCAGGGCCGCGAGATCGAGTGGGTGGCGCACGACCTGCCCGTCGTCCACGGTGACCCGGATCTGCTGCGGCTGGCCTTCGAGAATCTGCTCGGGAACGCCATCAAGTACACCAGCGGCCGGGAGCGCGCCAAGATCGAGGTCGGATCGAGCAGCAGCGGCGGCGAGTGGATCGTGTTCGTGCAGGACGACGGCGTGGGCTTCGATCCCGCGTACACCCACCGGCTGTTCGGGGCCTTCCAGCGCCTGCACAGCGACCGCGATTTCCAGGGGGTCGGTATGGGTCTGGCGAACGTGAAGCGGATCGTCGAGCGGCACGGCGGACGGGTGTGGGCCACGGGCCATCCCGGCGACGGCGCGACCTTCTACGTGGCCTTCCCGAAACCCTGA
- a CDS encoding alpha-amylase family glycosyl hydrolase translates to MTAQAATNENRRDWRDDTIYFAMTDRFANGNPANDNGLNRGAGDVADRANPLGWHGGDFAGLKAKIDEGYFRRMGFTALWITPVVLQVPAIPGPTSGPNTGKLFAGYHGYWAEDFFKVDPHLGTLAEYRELIKTAHRNDIRIIQDVVVNHAGYGATLTKTNPEWFHTDTECAASTNQTTDCPLAGLPDFKQDIPAVTSYLNSFIESWRKETGIDGLRIDTMKHVPDAYWRQFFAKGGAGDPSKLWSVGEVFDGNPAYLARFMNDLGAPSVFDFALYYAFKDQMSSSGGNLDRMADVFAQDGVYRDATRLTTFVDNHDVRRFVNEVTSRGGTAAQAAERLDLALSTMYFSRGTPSVWQGTEYAQVGEGDPYNYPTGQGNREDMDFSRLASSTLDERLGALAQARRTYTALTRGAQQELWRPNGGAPVLAYRRVVSGVRGTAGQPVVFVVNNGDAPVNLSTLSGGGIPLLGTFGGGALTEITGRASTLAISGGKLVGNLPARTALAVTAPAGSGASGTVNPALPEVTALSAAPGDSAVNLTWTPSTDPAVSGSRIYAKTGTGAERLLNFAPLPASQGSYLARGVTNDVATTFRVVTVDAGGAESRGASVTATPSATITAKVTFTVDARSQGNGPIELRRFDTGAQVVYPMTSATRGIWKTSIDLPLYREVKFKFGNTGPGARNSGYEGDGQGDRAYVVGTGGNAYSGTYDFIDVPAPTTVIEGTVRGSGSPLTGALVEATTADPKKNYALTFGDGTYTLFAPAGAQTLRASADGFDAATRTATSPQSGADVDLSAQTGTVVGKYRIDGKLGDWTAPKVSVQSPAEGTFGADNNWLTLQADSDATYLYLAYTYRVSGNSAIVYLDTQPGGAAQADSFDAWRRAATFSGGMGGVDAFIARYENQNPEVRLVGSATATSVVSGSAYTAVGTGTLPAQTVEMAIAWTALGLSSAPANGVNLVGGIFGGDGYGAGDIVPDAGSTPAGANTITDCYTSCRATFTAPLNVK, encoded by the coding sequence ATGACTGCCCAGGCGGCCACCAACGAGAACCGCCGCGACTGGCGGGACGACACCATCTATTTCGCCATGACCGACCGCTTTGCCAACGGGAACCCAGCGAACGACAACGGCCTGAACCGGGGGGCGGGCGACGTGGCCGACAGGGCCAATCCGCTCGGCTGGCACGGCGGCGATTTTGCCGGCCTGAAAGCCAAAATCGACGAGGGCTACTTCAGACGGATGGGGTTCACGGCGCTGTGGATCACGCCGGTGGTGCTGCAGGTGCCGGCCATTCCCGGGCCGACGAGCGGGCCCAACACCGGCAAGCTGTTCGCCGGCTACCACGGCTACTGGGCCGAGGACTTCTTCAAGGTCGATCCGCACCTGGGCACGCTGGCGGAATACCGCGAGCTGATCAAGACGGCACACCGGAACGACATCCGGATCATCCAGGACGTCGTCGTGAACCACGCCGGATACGGCGCGACCCTGACGAAGACGAATCCGGAGTGGTTCCACACGGACACCGAGTGCGCCGCGAGCACGAACCAGACGACGGACTGCCCGCTGGCGGGCCTGCCGGACTTCAAGCAGGACATCCCGGCGGTCACGAGCTACCTGAATTCGTTCATTGAGTCCTGGCGCAAGGAAACGGGCATCGACGGCCTGCGGATCGACACCATGAAGCACGTGCCGGATGCGTACTGGCGGCAATTCTTCGCCAAGGGCGGCGCGGGTGATCCCAGCAAGCTCTGGTCGGTCGGCGAGGTGTTCGATGGGAACCCCGCGTACCTTGCGCGCTTCATGAACGACCTGGGCGCGCCCAGCGTGTTCGACTTCGCGCTGTACTACGCCTTCAAGGATCAGATGAGCAGCTCGGGCGGGAACCTCGACCGCATGGCGGACGTGTTCGCGCAGGACGGGGTATACCGGGACGCCACGAGACTCACGACCTTCGTGGACAACCACGACGTGCGCCGCTTCGTGAACGAGGTGACGTCCCGGGGCGGCACCGCCGCACAGGCGGCCGAGCGGCTCGACCTGGCGCTGTCGACCATGTACTTCTCGCGCGGCACGCCCAGCGTGTGGCAGGGCACCGAGTACGCCCAGGTGGGCGAGGGCGACCCCTACAACTACCCCACCGGCCAGGGCAACCGTGAGGACATGGACTTCTCGAGACTCGCGTCGTCCACACTGGACGAGCGGCTCGGCGCCCTTGCGCAGGCCCGGCGCACGTACACGGCCCTCACGCGCGGCGCGCAGCAGGAGCTGTGGCGGCCGAACGGCGGCGCGCCCGTCCTGGCGTACCGCCGGGTGGTGAGCGGCGTGCGGGGCACGGCCGGGCAGCCCGTGGTGTTCGTGGTGAACAACGGCGACGCGCCCGTGAACCTCTCGACCCTGAGCGGCGGCGGGATTCCGCTGCTGGGCACCTTCGGCGGCGGCGCCCTGACCGAGATCACGGGCCGCGCCAGCACCCTGGCCATCAGCGGCGGGAAGCTGGTGGGCAACCTCCCCGCCCGCACCGCGCTGGCCGTGACCGCCCCGGCGGGCAGCGGCGCGTCCGGCACCGTGAACCCCGCGCTCCCCGAGGTCACCGCCCTGAGCGCGGCGCCCGGCGACAGCGCCGTGAACCTCACGTGGACGCCGAGCACGGATCCGGCCGTGAGCGGCTCCCGCATCTATGCCAAGACCGGAACGGGGGCCGAGCGGCTGCTGAACTTCGCGCCGCTGCCCGCGTCGCAGGGCTCCTACCTCGCGCGCGGCGTGACGAACGACGTCGCCACGACGTTCCGGGTGGTCACCGTCGATGCCGGCGGGGCCGAGAGCAGGGGCGCGTCAGTGACGGCCACACCCAGCGCCACCATCACCGCGAAGGTCACGTTCACGGTGGACGCGCGCAGCCAGGGCAACGGGCCCATCGAGCTGCGGCGCTTCGACACCGGCGCTCAGGTCGTGTATCCCATGACCTCGGCCACGCGCGGCATCTGGAAGACCAGCATCGACCTGCCGCTCTACCGCGAGGTCAAGTTCAAGTTCGGCAACACCGGCCCCGGCGCGCGCAACAGCGGCTACGAGGGCGACGGCCAGGGTGACCGCGCGTACGTGGTGGGCACCGGCGGGAATGCGTACAGCGGCACCTACGACTTCATCGACGTGCCCGCCCCGACCACGGTCATCGAGGGCACCGTGCGGGGAAGTGGCAGCCCGCTGACCGGCGCGCTCGTCGAGGCGACGACCGCCGACCCGAAGAAGAACTACGCCCTGACCTTCGGCGACGGCACCTACACCCTGTTCGCCCCGGCAGGTGCGCAGACGCTTCGGGCCAGCGCGGACGGCTTCGACGCCGCCACGCGCACCGCGACCTCGCCGCAGAGTGGCGCAGACGTCGACCTGAGCGCCCAGACCGGCACCGTGGTCGGCAAGTACCGCATCGACGGGAAGCTCGGCGACTGGACGGCCCCGAAGGTCAGCGTGCAGAGCCCCGCCGAGGGCACCTTCGGCGCGGACAACAACTGGCTGACCCTGCAGGCCGACAGCGACGCCACGTACCTTTACCTCGCGTACACGTACCGCGTCTCGGGCAACTCGGCCATCGTGTATCTGGACACGCAGCCCGGCGGGGCGGCGCAGGCCGACTCCTTCGATGCCTGGAGACGGGCCGCGACCTTCAGCGGCGGGATGGGCGGCGTGGACGCGTTCATCGCGCGCTACGAGAACCAGAACCCGGAAGTGCGGCTGGTCGGCAGCGCGACCGCCACATCGGTCGTGAGCGGCAGCGCATACACCGCCGTGGGCACCGGCACGCTGCCCGCGCAGACCGTCGAGATGGCGATTGCCTGGACGGCGCTGGGCCTGAGCAGCGCACCGGCGAACGGCGTGAACCTCGTGGGCGGCATCTTCGGCGGGGACGGCTACGGCGCGGGCGACATCGTCCCGGACGCGGGCAGCACCCCGGCCGGCGCGAACACCATCACGGACTGCTACACCTCCTGCCGCGCGACGTTCACCGCGCCGCTGAACGTGAAGTAA
- a CDS encoding DUF427 domain-containing protein → MKATWNGKVIAQSDDTVVVEGNHYFPEGSVDPAYLIPSSTHTTCPWKGEASYHTLTVDGQENRDAAWYYPQPKDAAKQIAGRIAFWKGVQVTPD, encoded by the coding sequence ATGAAAGCCACCTGGAACGGCAAGGTCATCGCCCAGTCCGACGACACCGTGGTCGTCGAGGGCAACCACTACTTCCCCGAGGGCAGCGTGGATCCCGCGTACCTGATCCCCAGCAGCACGCACACCACCTGCCCGTGGAAGGGCGAGGCCAGCTACCACACCCTGACCGTCGACGGCCAGGAGAATCGCGACGCCGCGTGGTACTACCCGCAGCCCAAGGACGCCGCGAAACAGATCGCCGGCCGGATCGCGTTCTGGAAGGGCGTGCAGGTCACGCCGGACTGA
- a CDS encoding ExbD/TolR family protein has translation MRARARGGDTVTFDFAPMVDVVLLLLIFFFLTSSLAPRDRAVPLTLPGASTSVQQTTSLPVVSVDSAGKVFLNGQSTTLDALAGQLRPLLGASDGVVGLKADEQGQYGAVVGVMDEIRKAGGQKLALGTRAAP, from the coding sequence GTGAGGGCCCGTGCGCGCGGCGGGGACACCGTGACCTTCGACTTCGCGCCCATGGTGGACGTGGTGCTGCTGCTGCTGATCTTCTTCTTCCTGACCAGCAGCCTCGCTCCACGCGACCGCGCGGTGCCACTCACGCTGCCGGGCGCGAGTACCAGCGTGCAGCAGACGACCTCGTTGCCGGTGGTCAGTGTGGACAGCGCCGGGAAGGTGTTCCTGAACGGCCAGTCCACCACCCTGGACGCGCTGGCCGGACAGCTGCGCCCCCTGCTGGGCGCCTCGGACGGCGTGGTGGGCCTGAAGGCCGACGAGCAGGGCCAGTACGGAGCAGTCGTGGGCGTCATGGATGAGATCCGCAAGGCCGGCGGGCAGAAGCTCGCCCTGGGGACGAGGGCCGCGCCGTGA
- a CDS encoding GGDEF domain-containing protein: MRDRVTLTPPILPDRPRTAGWPMLAGVMTRRELYLLGLPLGALALVPTWLDGQLDVFERAAIPAVWALMAGVFVALLLGRWPLERLLWVLLGGLWLWVLGRVGFILFDPHPASTGALAACGPWVPVLLSGHLWMLGRDAGRLASQAALGAFVLLLLTAGLLDPGLATSGHGNLLVQILLASLAALAGQRSGVARLRRELRVQRLGTDLTGLGDSLTGLLDGRATRRWLRQASARQLEGLAVAVIEVDQHRQLEATRGEAFAGCVMAHVARVLEGALRDGDALARLGPSEFAALVRVPDERAARAACERLRLRVASRPLDGVNVSVSVGVAVYGGEHDGLALLAGAQDALDDLRAGGGNRAKLASHRPAGPTDTPADVL, translated from the coding sequence ATGCGTGACCGTGTCACCCTGACGCCCCCGATCCTGCCGGATCGGCCCCGCACTGCGGGCTGGCCGATGCTGGCCGGCGTCATGACCCGCCGGGAGCTCTATCTGCTCGGCCTGCCCCTGGGGGCACTGGCACTGGTACCGACGTGGCTCGACGGGCAGCTCGACGTCTTCGAGCGTGCGGCGATTCCCGCCGTGTGGGCCCTGATGGCCGGCGTGTTCGTGGCGCTGCTGCTGGGGCGCTGGCCGCTGGAACGGCTGTTGTGGGTGCTGCTGGGCGGCCTGTGGCTGTGGGTTCTGGGCCGGGTGGGATTCATCCTCTTCGATCCCCACCCGGCATCGACGGGGGCGCTCGCCGCGTGTGGCCCGTGGGTGCCGGTGCTGCTGAGCGGCCACCTGTGGATGCTCGGCCGCGACGCGGGCCGGCTGGCGAGTCAGGCCGCGCTGGGAGCGTTCGTGCTGCTCCTGCTGACCGCTGGCCTGCTCGATCCCGGTCTGGCGACCTCCGGCCACGGGAATCTGCTCGTGCAGATCCTGCTGGCATCGCTGGCGGCCCTCGCCGGTCAGCGGTCCGGGGTGGCGCGCCTGAGGCGCGAGTTGCGCGTGCAGCGCCTGGGCACGGATCTGACCGGCCTGGGCGACAGCCTGACGGGTCTGCTCGACGGCCGGGCCACCCGGCGCTGGCTGCGGCAGGCCTCCGCCCGACAGCTGGAGGGGCTGGCCGTGGCCGTGATCGAGGTCGATCAGCACCGGCAGCTGGAAGCCACCCGCGGCGAGGCCTTCGCCGGGTGTGTCATGGCGCACGTGGCCCGCGTGCTGGAGGGTGCCCTGCGGGACGGCGACGCCCTGGCCCGTCTGGGGCCGTCGGAATTCGCAGCGCTGGTGCGGGTGCCCGACGAGCGGGCGGCGCGGGCGGCGTGTGAACGCCTGCGTCTGCGGGTGGCGTCCCGGCCGCTCGACGGCGTGAACGTGTCGGTCAGTGTCGGGGTGGCGGTATACGGCGGCGAACACGACGGACTGGCGCTGCTGGCCGGCGCACAGGATGCGCTGGATGACCTGCGCGCCGGCGGTGGCAACCGGGCGAAACTGGCCAGCCATCGCCCGGCCGGGCCGACCGACACCCCTGCCGACGTCCTCTGA
- a CDS encoding DUF47 domain-containing protein, with protein sequence MVLSKFMPSNPKFAAKFAEAARNAHVTAQALVDLLENYTDVEGKVQRVRDLEHEGDRISREVTNLLAESFIVPFDREDIISLRDELDDLVDDMEDAARKLSLYGVEKPLPQMAQLARVVEQQCALLAQGMPMIEDTGRARDLAQIAVQIRALEDEGDTISDDVQRRLYDGVHDVPGMIRAMRGGEIVNLIEDASDQAQRVAKTVESILLKNA encoded by the coding sequence ATGGTGCTGTCAAAATTCATGCCCAGCAACCCGAAGTTTGCCGCGAAGTTCGCCGAGGCGGCCCGCAACGCGCACGTGACCGCCCAGGCCCTGGTGGATCTGCTGGAGAACTACACGGACGTCGAGGGCAAGGTGCAGCGCGTCCGCGACCTGGAACACGAGGGCGACCGCATCTCGCGCGAGGTCACGAACCTGCTCGCCGAGTCGTTCATCGTGCCCTTCGACCGCGAGGACATCATCTCGCTGCGCGACGAACTCGACGATCTTGTGGACGACATGGAAGACGCCGCCCGCAAGCTCAGCCTGTACGGGGTCGAGAAGCCGCTGCCCCAGATGGCCCAGCTCGCCCGCGTGGTCGAGCAGCAGTGCGCCCTGCTGGCCCAGGGCATGCCCATGATCGAGGACACGGGCAGGGCCAGGGATCTCGCGCAGATCGCCGTGCAGATCCGTGCCCTGGAGGACGAGGGCGACACCATCAGCGACGACGTGCAGCGCCGCCTGTACGACGGGGTGCACGACGTGCCGGGAATGATCCGCGCCATGCGGGGCGGCGAGATCGTGAACCTGATCGAGGACGCCAGCGACCAGGCGCAGCGCGTGGCCAAGACCGTCGAGAGCATCCTGCTCAAGAACGCCTGA
- a CDS encoding nitrilase-related carbon-nitrogen hydrolase, whose amino-acid sequence MSPRRFRVIAVQPQWHAADFTSARAFRAWLRRQFEAARPEMSRDRPTLVVLTELNGLPLVLRGGGWALGLRTLERVAMALFLARLPRTLPVLLRERVSPVRALQLADSDANTRLYLHTCRDLAREYGVYVCCGSAPTPRYRLQDGRLRREPGVLTNQSVILDPDGALVGTADKVYLTPDEETGGVDLSAGVLEALRVFPTPVGDLGVAISLDAFRPDVIGALDAQGCTVLLQPDANGASWTALEGLAPDPANRRDQPLAWLESSWAVTARGGQIRYAVNPMVVGNLLDLTFDGQSAITGPADEAPALRSYVMTPPRPGFLALAPWVEDGPPEHLRSLGQHLAAHSGHPRENAYHTAVLHADLTLPAVSRPLPERTPHEHALQALLADAVLPTRRVPWGLLGLGALVYAWWRKR is encoded by the coding sequence ATGTCCCCCCGCCGCTTCCGTGTGATCGCCGTCCAGCCGCAGTGGCATGCGGCAGACTTCACCAGCGCCCGAGCGTTCCGGGCCTGGCTGCGCCGCCAGTTCGAGGCGGCCCGCCCGGAGATGTCCCGCGACCGGCCGACCCTGGTCGTCCTGACCGAGTTGAATGGTCTGCCGCTGGTGCTGCGCGGCGGTGGGTGGGCCCTGGGGCTGCGCACCCTGGAACGGGTGGCGATGGCCCTGTTCCTCGCCCGGCTGCCACGCACCCTGCCGGTGCTGCTGCGTGAGCGCGTGTCTCCCGTGCGGGCCCTGCAACTCGCGGACAGTGACGCCAACACGCGGCTGTACCTGCACACCTGCCGCGATCTGGCCCGTGAGTACGGTGTGTACGTGTGTTGTGGCAGCGCTCCCACGCCGCGCTACCGCCTCCAGGATGGTCGGTTGCGCCGTGAGCCGGGTGTCCTCACCAACCAGAGTGTGATCCTGGATCCGGACGGTGCCCTGGTCGGCACGGCAGACAAGGTCTACCTGACCCCGGATGAGGAGACCGGCGGCGTCGACCTGAGCGCCGGCGTCCTGGAGGCGTTGCGCGTCTTTCCCACGCCGGTCGGTGACCTGGGCGTGGCGATCAGTCTGGACGCCTTTCGCCCGGATGTGATCGGGGCACTGGACGCTCAGGGCTGCACCGTGCTCCTGCAGCCCGACGCGAACGGCGCCTCATGGACGGCGCTGGAGGGGCTCGCGCCGGATCCCGCGAACCGGCGCGACCAGCCGCTGGCGTGGCTGGAGTCCAGCTGGGCGGTCACCGCGCGCGGTGGGCAGATCCGCTACGCCGTGAACCCCATGGTTGTGGGCAACCTGCTCGACCTGACGTTCGACGGACAGAGCGCCATCACCGGCCCGGCCGACGAGGCCCCGGCACTCCGCAGCTATGTGATGACCCCGCCCCGCCCCGGTTTTCTCGCCCTAGCGCCGTGGGTCGAGGATGGCCCTCCCGAGCACCTCCGGTCGCTCGGCCAGCACCTCGCGGCCCACAGCGGCCACCCGCGCGAGAACGCCTACCACACGGCCGTCCTGCACGCGGATCTGACGCTTCCGGCAGTGAGTCGGCCGCTGCCAGAGCGCACGCCACACGAACACGCGCTGCAGGCCCTGCTGGCCGACGCTGTCCTGCCCACGCGACGCGTGCCGTGGGGGCTGCTCGGTCTGGGAGCGCTGGTGTACGCGTGGTGGCGCAAGCGTTGA